In the Leptolyngbya sp. SIO1E4 genome, one interval contains:
- a CDS encoding CRTAC1 family protein — protein sequence MGKHLFHPSVIRIYWIVSLATITLSMALLWPQVDSTVNPLKTERWFTQHSLDETHHLFDLGVADINDDNWLDVYTVNHSARQSILINHERGEFTDQLVTLGLYQNPRLPGVGPTDIEPLIEVSGLYIYWYKSALVVRSRRPADLDPIRGQIRLPESVAIKTSGSFDATIQKQDGKLMVDFTSGSNGRLTIKSQRFFFTPAFQLDGRLPLDQIYIGAEKVHPDSHEFTVNPGRDRHGMAWADFNGDTQTDVFVIRGGGGGKMRPDPVRSNDELLLKEDLTFEDRTLNSGIVKNACPGRQVALVDFDSDNQLDVYTGCGRGKPPRQFYPNQLHWQKAEGQFVNVAAERGLDIPAAGTFVWLDADNDQDMDLLFADDETFWLYVNHADGFKPQSIGRHAGKVRQLTIADYDQDGDLDVFTALKTGNILLSNVNGAYKIENPQSVGLPSKSIAANWIDYDNDGLTDLYVFPDGIYRQRREHQFEATHLLESKVSKTSNVFCTWFDADNDGRQDLLIAMKASSTIWQKMQQKLVALLQPQQLVYEQQRDKKFTLPEWKIVLYRNVGASDRWLQLQLIGPKGNRPAIGAHVEVITADGVQHQQVGQADNSIRSQGHYRMYFGLGKNSQINALNVFWPDGYLQQVKAPAPNQLVTIERDSGRT from the coding sequence ATGGGTAAGCATCTTTTCCATCCCTCAGTCATCCGCATATATTGGATAGTGTCTCTCGCTACGATAACGTTGAGTATGGCGTTGTTGTGGCCCCAAGTAGACAGCACAGTTAATCCTTTGAAAACAGAGCGCTGGTTTACACAGCACTCCTTGGATGAAACTCACCATTTATTTGATTTAGGGGTTGCTGATATCAACGACGATAATTGGCTGGATGTCTACACGGTTAACCATAGTGCTCGACAGAGTATTCTTATCAATCATGAGCGTGGAGAATTTACGGATCAGCTTGTAACCCTGGGGCTTTATCAGAACCCTCGCTTGCCAGGGGTTGGGCCTACCGATATTGAACCCCTGATCGAGGTTTCTGGGCTTTATATCTATTGGTATAAATCGGCCCTCGTGGTGCGATCGCGCCGGCCTGCTGACCTTGACCCCATTAGAGGACAGATTCGACTACCTGAATCCGTAGCTATCAAAACTAGCGGTAGCTTTGATGCAACCATCCAAAAGCAGGATGGAAAATTAATGGTTGACTTTACGTCCGGAAGTAATGGTCGGCTCACAATAAAATCTCAACGCTTCTTCTTTACGCCTGCCTTCCAATTGGATGGACGGCTGCCGCTGGATCAGATCTATATCGGCGCTGAAAAAGTTCATCCTGATTCCCATGAGTTTACGGTCAATCCGGGCAGAGACCGCCATGGAATGGCCTGGGCTGATTTTAACGGCGATACCCAAACTGATGTGTTTGTGATCCGCGGGGGTGGGGGTGGGAAGATGAGGCCCGACCCCGTGCGGAGTAATGATGAGTTATTGCTCAAGGAAGACCTCACCTTTGAGGATCGAACCCTGAATTCTGGCATCGTTAAGAACGCTTGCCCGGGGCGTCAGGTAGCCTTGGTCGATTTTGATAGCGATAATCAACTCGATGTTTACACTGGCTGCGGGAGGGGTAAGCCACCGAGACAGTTCTATCCAAATCAGCTGCACTGGCAAAAGGCCGAGGGGCAATTTGTAAACGTGGCAGCAGAACGGGGGCTGGATATCCCGGCTGCAGGTACCTTTGTCTGGTTAGATGCTGACAACGACCAAGATATGGACTTGCTCTTTGCAGATGATGAAACCTTTTGGTTGTACGTCAATCATGCTGACGGGTTTAAACCTCAATCTATCGGGCGGCATGCTGGCAAGGTGAGGCAACTCACAATTGCTGACTACGATCAAGATGGTGATTTGGATGTATTTACAGCACTGAAGACAGGCAACATTTTGCTGTCGAATGTCAATGGTGCCTACAAAATTGAGAACCCTCAGTCGGTTGGGTTACCCAGCAAGAGCATTGCGGCTAACTGGATTGATTACGATAACGATGGGTTGACTGATCTATACGTTTTTCCTGATGGGATTTACCGGCAACGACGGGAACATCAGTTTGAAGCTACTCATCTGTTAGAGAGTAAGGTCTCGAAAACGAGTAATGTCTTCTGCACCTGGTTTGATGCGGACAATGATGGCAGGCAAGATTTGCTGATAGCCATGAAAGCCTCATCTACGATATGGCAGAAGATGCAGCAGAAGCTGGTAGCACTATTGCAACCGCAGCAGCTTGTCTACGAACAGCAGCGCGATAAAAAATTTACTCTGCCGGAGTGGAAAATAGTGCTGTATCGAAATGTTGGAGCCAGCGATCGCTGGCTCCAACTCCAGTTGATTGGACCTAAGGGTAATCGACCCGCCATTGGTGCCCATGTGGAGGTGATTACTGCCGATGGGGTTCAGCATCAGCAGGTGGGTCAGGCGGATAATTCTATTCGGTCACAGGGGCACTACCGGATGTATTTTGGGCTGGGAAAAAACTCACAAATCAACGCTTTGAACGTTTTCTGGCCTGATGGCTATTTGCAACAGGTAAAGGCTCCGGCGCCTAATCAGTTAGTCACAATTGAGCGGGATTCAGGCCGTACATAG
- a CDS encoding polysaccharide pyruvyl transferase family protein, translating into MKIGILTFHHTTNYGATLQAYALSQTLKRQNHDVEVIDYRPQVAINHYRKKIFNAAKPIAGKVPVKKKIKYSLAGLLKYFRMHYFLKWNIKLSRARLYDRAQLEEFWAAKEYDVIVCGSDQVWCIDSMRGFDSTYFLDFSKDVQKARKISYAASCGTTQTWGSHDEKIGTLISEFDAISVRDANSRDLLSKTCERPPTMVLDPTFLIDFSEFFQSSSLTQKPYLLLYIEGGLNKSHRTFVKSVASSQNLEVISIGDPIGLGQSLMSVSPIDWINYFHGATYVITNFFHGTVFSIKFKRQFTSIYKLSKASKTPDLLRRLKLEDRLLDGVNENTLSKHLSPVDYSTVNQVLEKEIAQSKRFLKEALV; encoded by the coding sequence ATGAAAATAGGAATTTTGACCTTTCATCACACCACTAATTACGGGGCAACCTTACAAGCATATGCGCTATCACAAACCTTAAAACGACAAAATCATGATGTGGAAGTGATTGATTATAGACCACAAGTTGCTATCAATCACTATCGAAAAAAAATATTTAATGCAGCTAAGCCAATAGCTGGAAAAGTTCCTGTCAAGAAGAAAATAAAATATTCCTTGGCAGGGCTACTAAAATACTTCAGGATGCACTACTTCTTGAAGTGGAATATAAAGCTCAGCAGAGCAAGACTATATGATCGAGCGCAACTAGAAGAGTTCTGGGCGGCAAAAGAATATGACGTGATTGTCTGTGGTAGCGATCAGGTATGGTGTATTGACTCAATGCGAGGCTTTGATTCTACATACTTTTTGGACTTTTCGAAGGATGTTCAAAAAGCCCGTAAAATAAGCTACGCAGCCAGTTGTGGAACCACGCAAACCTGGGGATCACATGATGAAAAAATTGGCACGTTGATCTCAGAATTTGATGCGATATCTGTCAGAGATGCTAACAGCCGTGACTTATTAAGTAAAACATGTGAAAGACCTCCAACCATGGTGCTTGACCCCACATTTTTAATCGATTTCAGTGAGTTCTTTCAGTCATCGTCTTTGACTCAAAAACCTTATCTTCTCCTGTACATTGAAGGAGGGCTCAACAAATCTCATCGAACGTTTGTAAAATCAGTTGCGTCTAGCCAAAATTTAGAGGTTATTTCGATTGGAGATCCGATTGGACTCGGCCAGAGTCTGATGTCAGTCAGCCCGATTGATTGGATAAATTACTTTCATGGTGCTACTTATGTTATTACTAATTTCTTCCATGGAACTGTTTTTTCGATTAAATTCAAGAGGCAGTTTACGTCCATCTACAAATTGAGTAAGGCAAGTAAAACACCTGATTTGTTGAGAAGACTAAAATTGGAAGATCGGCTGCTAGATGGAGTTAATGAAAATACTCTATCTAAGCATCTATCTCCGGTTGATTATTCTACCGTGAATCAAGTCCTTGAAAAGGAGATTGCTCAATCTAAGCGTTTTCTAAAAGAGGCTTTAGTATAA
- a CDS encoding sulfotransferase family 2 domain-containing protein, with translation MSSLIRKTLGLVKVNKNKKATNYSEKIIKIAPLKALYIPIPKVACSSIKRVIANLLKIEIPLDGANIHRAEFPVVDKDSLCKYDDYWKFCFVRNPWDRLVSCYSEKIKPDKNFFGKTNSFENGVHKGFLKYGIFEANMPFEEFLKAVSEIPDCEAEQHFRSQHTFLTDKEGELIADFIGKFENIDQDFHYIFKRLNKPEIHLPKSNRTRHAKYREYYTDEALNIFEKRYSKDIQLFDYEF, from the coding sequence ATGAGCAGTCTGATTCGAAAAACTTTAGGTTTAGTAAAAGTGAATAAAAATAAGAAAGCAACAAATTATAGCGAGAAAATTATTAAGATAGCTCCTTTAAAGGCACTCTACATACCTATACCTAAGGTTGCTTGTTCTAGTATCAAGAGAGTAATTGCGAACTTACTTAAGATTGAAATACCTCTTGATGGAGCTAATATTCACCGAGCGGAATTTCCAGTGGTTGATAAGGATTCACTTTGTAAATATGATGATTATTGGAAATTCTGTTTCGTTAGAAATCCATGGGACAGGCTAGTCTCTTGCTATTCAGAAAAAATTAAACCTGATAAGAACTTTTTTGGCAAGACAAACTCCTTTGAAAATGGAGTACATAAAGGATTTTTGAAATATGGGATCTTCGAGGCAAATATGCCCTTTGAAGAATTTTTAAAGGCAGTTTCAGAGATTCCCGATTGCGAAGCGGAACAACACTTCAGATCTCAGCATACCTTTTTGACGGATAAAGAAGGTGAACTGATTGCAGACTTTATTGGAAAATTTGAAAACATCGATCAAGACTTTCATTACATCTTCAAAAGATTGAATAAACCAGAGATACATCTCCCTAAGTCCAATAGAACTCGTCATGCAAAATATAGAGAATATTATACAGATGAAGCCTTGAATATTTTTGAGAAAAGATACTCAAAAGACATCCAGTTATTTGACTATGAATTCTAG
- a CDS encoding glycosyltransferase encodes MIHSVPTVSVVMSVYNGSLDYLRESIDSILNQSFSDFEFIIIDDCSSDDTESTLKQYLSRDDRIYVLRNAQNIGLTKSLNKGLNLARGEYVARQDADDISMPSRFEKQVAWLTRHPETALVSSEIQRIKPNGTLGNVSQRACSSDLLPWHLLFHNHLGGHSQVMFRRQPVLDLGGYNEAYRYSQDYELWCRLAKVGNLDVLPDVLLHQRFHGTSISANKRSEQSALVFNQVAQNIEQLTGKALALTEVENLHRFWSTDEGTKADRFPKTELASCLSHQLEAVYQAYVAHQTPKTKRLLSTLIGQKFLDWANRLSLRSQPLAKTQIYLLALRWSPELILQQ; translated from the coding sequence ATGATTCATTCAGTTCCTACCGTTAGTGTTGTTATGTCAGTCTATAATGGCTCTCTTGATTACTTGAGAGAGTCAATAGACAGCATTTTGAATCAAAGCTTCTCTGATTTTGAGTTCATCATTATTGATGATTGTTCATCCGATGATACTGAATCTACTTTAAAGCAGTATCTGAGCCGTGATGACAGGATTTATGTGCTCCGAAATGCGCAAAATATTGGTCTCACTAAGTCCTTAAATAAAGGGCTCAATCTTGCCCGAGGTGAGTATGTTGCCCGGCAAGATGCTGATGATATTTCAATGCCGAGTCGCTTTGAAAAACAAGTTGCTTGGCTGACGAGGCATCCTGAAACTGCCTTAGTGTCTTCTGAAATTCAGAGGATCAAACCCAATGGCACTTTGGGGAATGTCAGTCAAAGGGCCTGCTCGTCTGATCTGCTGCCCTGGCATTTATTGTTTCACAATCACTTAGGTGGCCACAGCCAGGTGATGTTTCGGCGTCAACCTGTCCTGGACTTGGGTGGCTACAATGAAGCCTATCGCTACAGTCAGGATTATGAGCTATGGTGCCGGTTAGCCAAAGTTGGCAATCTGGATGTGTTGCCAGATGTCTTACTACACCAGCGATTTCACGGTACCAGTATCTCAGCTAACAAACGCTCAGAGCAGAGTGCCTTGGTTTTCAATCAAGTGGCTCAAAATATTGAGCAGTTGACAGGTAAGGCGCTGGCACTAACTGAAGTTGAGAATCTCCATCGCTTTTGGTCCACTGACGAGGGCACTAAAGCAGATAGATTTCCTAAGACTGAACTTGCAAGTTGCCTTAGCCATCAGTTAGAGGCCGTTTATCAAGCTTATGTTGCGCATCAAACCCCTAAGACAAAACGGCTTTTAAGTACTTTGATTGGGCAAAAGTTTTTAGATTGGGCAAATCGGTTGAGCTTGCGAAGTCAGCCATTGGCAAAAACACAAATATACTTGCTGGCTCTTCGTTGGTCACCGGAGTTAATCCTACAGCAATAA
- a CDS encoding glycosyltransferase family 2 protein, translated as MHLGVSVIICCHNSAQELPQTIQHLAVQQVSSDVLWEVLIIDNASTDHTAQVAQSCWPEAAPAPLRVVHEPNLGLINARYRALAEAKYEILSFIDDDNWVCPNWVQTVSEVMSQHPEVAACGGHNIPEFDGEKPWWFDLSPRSYAVGTQGPEEGGDITWSRGRLIGAGLTIRKLAWQNLVDEGFNSLLVGCKGKALNRGEDTELSFAFVLAGWRLWYDPRLTLRHHLQSERLQWSYLRRLSRNGGKATLGFDPYRFALQESGSESQIAFWWNVARQSQQDCNRQTWYFQALSVLKELLKRPDRLVASLLSPMEGNREVLRIEIKIGRLLELLSSRKAYDISIQTVRNGKWRHKQPNQKVLLAK; from the coding sequence ATGCACTTAGGCGTTAGCGTTATTATCTGTTGCCATAATAGTGCTCAAGAGTTGCCACAAACAATTCAACATTTGGCAGTCCAGCAGGTTTCTTCAGATGTTTTGTGGGAAGTTTTGATCATCGATAATGCATCAACAGATCACACAGCACAAGTGGCTCAGTCTTGCTGGCCAGAGGCTGCACCTGCTCCACTAAGGGTGGTTCATGAGCCTAATTTAGGGTTGATCAATGCCCGATATCGGGCATTAGCAGAGGCCAAATATGAGATTCTCAGCTTTATCGATGATGACAACTGGGTTTGCCCGAACTGGGTGCAAACGGTATCAGAGGTCATGAGTCAACACCCTGAAGTAGCGGCGTGTGGCGGACATAACATTCCAGAATTTGATGGGGAGAAACCCTGGTGGTTCGATCTCAGTCCTAGGAGTTATGCCGTTGGTACCCAAGGACCTGAAGAAGGAGGAGATATCACCTGGTCGAGGGGGCGCCTGATTGGCGCAGGCCTGACTATTCGGAAGTTGGCCTGGCAGAACCTTGTGGATGAAGGATTTAATTCCTTGTTGGTTGGCTGTAAAGGGAAAGCCTTGAATCGGGGGGAAGATACTGAACTGTCGTTTGCATTCGTGTTAGCGGGGTGGCGGTTATGGTACGACCCCCGGCTGACACTCCGTCATCACTTACAATCTGAACGTCTGCAATGGTCTTACTTGCGGCGCTTATCTAGAAATGGAGGTAAGGCAACCCTTGGGTTTGATCCTTACCGATTTGCCTTACAAGAAAGTGGCAGTGAGAGCCAAATTGCTTTTTGGTGGAATGTCGCGAGGCAATCTCAGCAAGACTGTAATCGACAAACCTGGTATTTTCAGGCACTTTCCGTGTTGAAAGAGCTGCTTAAGCGTCCGGATAGGTTGGTTGCCTCGCTGCTTAGCCCCATGGAGGGGAATCGTGAAGTCTTGCGAATTGAAATCAAAATCGGCAGACTTTTGGAGCTATTAAGCAGTCGTAAGGCTTATGACATCAGTATTCAAACAGTCCGCAATGGAAAATGGCGGCACAAACAGCCAAACCAGAAAGTGCTTTTAGCTAAATAA
- a CDS encoding FAD-binding protein produces the protein MVVDQKLTKIGNIQQITTNQLSYYRTENTFNSYADFQSPGEFIEYFNWAKENDFQIYILGNGSNTLFGRKNIKTVVLRNQIPKSIEVLSDNQIKVSSSVQVREVLKYCYENSLDSFYYLASVPATVGGALAMNAGRGKKFNVSIYDHVKSVDFFDSKDGCVKTLKPEDIVLGYRNTIFTGIQSSFVISAVFEFDKCSLNGNPIQERCRWSKKNQDYSAPSCGSVFKKFDYQILSKLKGYRVGKAKFSEKTNNWISNKSDSPINIKILILIAKLLHAIKRKKPVLEIIVVE, from the coding sequence ATGGTTGTTGATCAAAAACTGACCAAAATAGGTAACATCCAGCAAATCACAACTAATCAGCTTTCATATTACCGAACAGAGAACACTTTTAATTCGTATGCTGATTTCCAAAGCCCCGGAGAATTTATCGAGTACTTTAATTGGGCCAAAGAGAATGACTTTCAAATATATATATTGGGGAATGGTTCTAACACACTGTTTGGAAGAAAAAATATCAAAACAGTTGTGTTAAGAAATCAGATTCCAAAATCAATTGAGGTGTTATCCGATAATCAAATTAAAGTTTCTTCCTCAGTTCAAGTCAGAGAGGTTCTGAAGTACTGTTACGAAAATTCTCTGGACTCCTTTTATTACCTGGCATCTGTTCCGGCTACAGTGGGTGGTGCATTAGCAATGAATGCTGGACGCGGCAAGAAATTTAATGTTTCGATTTATGATCACGTCAAAAGTGTTGACTTCTTCGATTCTAAAGACGGATGTGTCAAGACGTTAAAACCAGAAGACATTGTCTTAGGTTATAGGAATACGATCTTTACAGGGATACAAAGCTCTTTTGTCATAAGTGCAGTATTTGAGTTTGATAAGTGTAGCTTGAATGGTAATCCAATCCAGGAAAGGTGTAGGTGGTCTAAAAAGAATCAGGACTATTCTGCTCCTAGCTGTGGCTCAGTCTTTAAGAAATTTGACTATCAGATATTGTCAAAACTGAAAGGTTATCGCGTTGGCAAAGCAAAATTCTCAGAGAAAACGAATAATTGGATATCTAATAAGTCAGATAGCCCTATCAATATCAAGATATTAATCCTGATTGCGAAACTTCTTCATGCCATCAAACGGAAAAAGCCAGTGCTTGAAATCATTGTAGTTGAATGA
- a CDS encoding glycosyltransferase translates to MVDSSPLISVIMPVYNSLRYLDFAIESILQQSFEDFELLIFDDGSTDGSRERLQQYAAKDPRIQLFLREHGGLTLLLNEGLQKSKGKFIARMDSDDIAMKNRFEIQLKFLTQNPDCVAVGSEILRIDPSGLPIGVKGQPTQHEEILHAFLNGKGGVINHPSAMFPRAALKKIGGYNRELEPAEDLDLFIRLSEVGKLANLPQVLIQYRLHCKRTTDQKRVVQLEKVQEIVRQAWLDRGLGELPDNLLKTQQILSPIESRSHWARTAMAQGYFLTGLKHSLILLARQPYSLERWKMVLRASKNLGQQKSLAN, encoded by the coding sequence ATGGTCGATTCAAGCCCACTCATTTCCGTAATCATGCCCGTTTACAACTCTCTGCGTTATTTAGATTTCGCGATCGAGAGTATCTTACAGCAAAGTTTCGAAGACTTTGAGCTTTTAATCTTTGATGATGGGTCTACAGATGGTTCACGGGAGCGACTGCAGCAGTATGCCGCTAAAGATCCAAGAATTCAATTGTTTCTGCGAGAGCATGGTGGCTTAACGCTGCTACTCAATGAAGGATTGCAAAAGTCTAAGGGCAAATTCATTGCCCGTATGGACTCAGACGATATTGCGATGAAAAATCGATTTGAGATCCAGCTAAAGTTCTTAACTCAAAATCCTGACTGTGTAGCTGTAGGCTCTGAGATATTGAGGATTGATCCCAGCGGTTTGCCCATTGGGGTTAAGGGACAGCCTACTCAACATGAAGAAATCCTCCATGCATTTTTAAATGGTAAAGGGGGAGTTATTAACCATCCGAGTGCGATGTTTCCTCGCGCTGCGCTGAAAAAAATTGGTGGCTATAATCGTGAACTTGAACCTGCTGAAGATTTGGATTTATTTATCCGACTATCTGAGGTGGGTAAGCTCGCGAATCTGCCCCAGGTTTTGATACAATATCGCCTTCACTGTAAGAGAACAACTGATCAAAAGCGAGTGGTGCAGCTCGAAAAGGTTCAAGAAATTGTCCGGCAAGCCTGGTTAGATCGAGGTCTGGGTGAGCTTCCAGATAATTTGTTAAAGACCCAACAAATTTTGTCTCCCATCGAAAGCAGGAGTCACTGGGCAAGAACGGCCATGGCTCAGGGCTATTTTTTGACGGGTCTCAAACATTCTTTGATTCTCTTAGCACGTCAACCCTATTCCTTAGAACGTTGGAAGATGGTGCTGAGAGCCTCTAAAAATTTGGGTCAACAGAAATCTTTAGCCAATTGA
- a CDS encoding sulfotransferase, giving the protein MINRGNSLNISSAKARNFNFLRLTQNTLRVDRRKYHKKSRSTTLDRIFKNLSPNLNRPIFLIGSPRSGTTFLGACLEKIPGISYHFEPIATKFAANYIFTGEWDIRKAQRYYRRMYSWLMQQHLDGDLQFAEKTPRNCFLVDFLHKTFPDAQFIHIIRDGRDAALSHSKKPWMQAAHASDGGFEPGGFRIGPYARFWVERERVAEFESTSDIHRCIWAWRRHTESALKAAATLPESQYYELRYESLVATPAQEADRLLDFLDVYQTTARAYFQNAVSQVRSTSVGQWRKELSEEDLHFVYKEAREMLASLGYLEE; this is encoded by the coding sequence ATGATAAATCGAGGAAACAGCTTGAATATCTCATCCGCTAAAGCCCGTAACTTTAACTTTCTGAGACTGACTCAAAATACCTTAAGGGTAGATCGCCGAAAATATCATAAGAAATCTCGATCCACCACATTAGACAGGATATTTAAGAATCTTTCACCTAACCTCAATCGGCCCATATTCTTAATTGGTTCGCCTCGCTCAGGGACTACTTTTTTGGGAGCCTGTCTAGAGAAAATTCCGGGAATTTCTTATCATTTTGAACCCATTGCCACTAAGTTCGCTGCCAACTATATCTTTACCGGTGAGTGGGATATTCGAAAAGCTCAGCGTTACTATCGCAGGATGTATTCGTGGCTAATGCAGCAGCATCTAGACGGCGATCTGCAGTTCGCAGAGAAAACGCCTCGCAATTGTTTTTTAGTTGATTTTCTGCATAAAACTTTCCCGGATGCCCAGTTTATCCATATTATTCGTGATGGTCGGGATGCGGCGCTTTCCCATAGCAAAAAGCCCTGGATGCAAGCGGCCCATGCCTCTGATGGTGGATTTGAACCGGGGGGATTTCGGATTGGGCCCTATGCCAGGTTTTGGGTTGAAAGAGAGCGGGTTGCTGAATTTGAATCAACTAGCGATATTCATCGCTGTATATGGGCCTGGCGACGACATACCGAGAGCGCATTAAAGGCCGCAGCAACCCTTCCTGAAAGTCAATATTATGAACTCCGCTATGAATCTCTCGTAGCTACTCCTGCCCAAGAGGCAGATCGTCTTCTAGATTTTCTAGATGTATATCAGACCACGGCCCGTGCTTATTTCCAAAATGCGGTTTCACAGGTGCGCTCAACCTCTGTTGGGCAATGGCGCAAAGAACTCTCAGAAGAAGATTTGCAC
- a CDS encoding glycosyltransferase family 2 protein, producing MNGLVTNYIYPEIIMLNLEQQCERQADLELPSFSIVYETENLSSVELENIYHSLASLATQEISPEQANEFLIVDSGNAPAEVIEDLCSRYPWITVEKSPGISYYTAKMQGATLATGEIIVYCDSDCTYGKTWLRDMLVAFAENPEVDVVAGETSTPVRNVYELAIAMHYFFPRFSGRKKLYKSNSYFLNNVAFRRNFLLKNPIPSSLPLYRGNCVVHAYELFKIKGHKIWKNPHSRTLHEPPTPSFSFWRYLLKGRDRLVREYLLSELEENKEMADCSQLLGDSNFLQNKKFSIFASTIFKAKPFKWKQIRSVLKEDRRRLFLFPLAIPIMLWFELLHTIGIVIAFFQPDLLPKLYYNIEGEPSGSVQELKV from the coding sequence ATGAATGGATTAGTCACAAATTATATTTATCCGGAAATCATTATGTTGAATCTTGAACAGCAGTGTGAAAGACAAGCCGATTTAGAGCTTCCAAGTTTCTCAATCGTGTATGAAACAGAGAACCTCTCCAGTGTAGAACTCGAAAATATATATCATAGCCTTGCTTCACTGGCTACTCAGGAGATTTCACCTGAACAAGCTAATGAATTCCTAATCGTAGATAGTGGTAATGCCCCTGCTGAGGTAATTGAAGACCTGTGTTCAAGGTATCCCTGGATTACTGTCGAGAAATCTCCAGGCATTAGCTACTACACGGCAAAAATGCAGGGAGCCACTTTGGCGACAGGGGAAATTATTGTTTATTGTGATTCAGATTGTACCTATGGTAAAACCTGGCTGAGGGATATGCTCGTTGCCTTTGCAGAAAACCCAGAAGTTGATGTTGTCGCAGGGGAAACGAGTACACCTGTCAGGAATGTATATGAGCTTGCTATAGCCATGCACTATTTCTTTCCTCGATTTTCGGGTCGAAAGAAGTTGTATAAATCAAATTCATACTTTTTGAATAACGTAGCTTTCCGACGTAATTTTCTCTTGAAAAATCCTATCCCGAGTAGTTTGCCACTATATCGAGGTAACTGCGTTGTACATGCCTATGAGCTCTTCAAAATCAAAGGGCATAAAATCTGGAAAAATCCTCATTCCCGAACCCTTCATGAACCCCCAACCCCATCTTTCTCATTTTGGCGCTATTTGTTGAAAGGTCGCGATCGCCTTGTAAGAGAATATCTGCTATCCGAATTAGAAGAAAATAAAGAGATGGCTGACTGCTCTCAATTATTAGGCGATTCCAATTTTCTGCAAAATAAGAAGTTTTCAATCTTTGCTTCTACAATCTTTAAAGCAAAGCCATTTAAGTGGAAGCAGATTCGATCAGTTTTAAAGGAAGATAGACGTCGTTTGTTTCTCTTTCCTCTAGCAATTCCTATTATGTTATGGTTCGAACTTCTCCATACTATTGGCATTGTTATCGCTTTCTTTCAACCAGATCTGTTACCTAAACTGTATTACAACATCGAAGGAGAGCCTAGTGGTTCTGTTCAAGAGCTGAAGGTGTAA
- a CDS encoding glycosyltransferase family 2 protein — translation MSGKARNSFVFVIPVRNPEDDKVSNYQCIETALHETVRSLTRQTWENTHVVVVCHQVPLWSSDYSNQVTFLDVSNLSVFPPNTNPVRVDKGLKYIIGILYAKKNLNPALIMPMDADDYVNINLAKSLIWKNHFNKLSDGYMIKQGLHINLEVTPQYSIEYEAAYQIRNFDHSCGSCRIFKPKPLMRRLKSIDTNITEKFSCWPSKLPNASLKVPEEPVVWLSDRSKSTYHTEDSIVNILGRHINQNAYFKFSSLSLIGAAKGCGHGNHDGPRQGEVHQDKLISDFPIQKFYGEFGVLRNS, via the coding sequence ATGAGTGGCAAAGCGCGTAATTCTTTTGTGTTTGTGATTCCTGTCCGGAATCCAGAGGATGATAAGGTCAGCAATTATCAATGCATTGAAACGGCTTTGCACGAGACAGTGCGATCGCTAACTCGACAAACCTGGGAAAATACCCATGTCGTGGTTGTTTGTCATCAAGTTCCTTTATGGTCTAGTGATTATAGCAATCAGGTAACGTTCTTAGATGTTTCAAATCTGTCTGTCTTTCCACCTAACACAAACCCTGTCAGAGTAGATAAAGGTCTGAAATATATCATTGGAATTTTATATGCAAAAAAGAATTTAAATCCAGCTTTAATTATGCCGATGGATGCTGACGACTATGTGAATATCAATCTAGCTAAGTCGTTGATTTGGAAAAACCATTTTAATAAGCTGTCGGATGGTTACATGATCAAACAGGGACTTCATATCAATCTGGAAGTTACCCCTCAATATTCTATAGAATATGAAGCTGCCTATCAAATTAGAAACTTTGATCATTCCTGTGGTTCCTGTCGGATTTTCAAGCCCAAGCCATTGATGAGAAGGCTAAAATCTATTGATACTAATATCACTGAGAAATTTAGCTGCTGGCCTTCTAAACTGCCAAATGCGTCTTTGAAGGTTCCTGAAGAACCGGTTGTTTGGCTCAGCGATCGCTCAAAGTCAACCTATCATACTGAAGACAGTATTGTGAACATTTTGGGCAGACATATCAACCAAAATGCGTACTTCAAATTCTCTTCACTGTCATTGATTGGTGCAGCCAAAGGGTGTGGCCATGGTAATCATGATGGCCCTAGGCAAGGAGAAGTTCACCAAGATAAACTCATCAGTGATTTTCCCATTCAGAAATTTTATGGTGAGTTTGGCGTGCTCAGAAACAGCTAG